In a genomic window of Pedobacter sp. KBS0701:
- a CDS encoding magnesium chelatase: protein MQNTTLGELKTTGYKSRSVKEELRENLIKVLRDKKTEFEGIIGYDETVIPELQTAILSRHNILLLGLRGQAKTRIARLMVNLLDEYVPYVAGSEIFDDPLNPISWYAKNEIATKGDDTEIAWLHRSERYTEKLATPDVTVADLIGDVDPIKAATLKLTYNDERVIHFGLIPRAHRSIFVINELPDLQARIQVALFNMLQEKDIQIRGFKLRLPLDIQFLFTANPEDYTNRGSIVTPLKDRIESQILTHYPKSIEISRKITFQEAKLTAEQKANIEADGLVKDLVEQIAFEARKSEYIDQKSGVSARLTISAYENLISTAERRMLISGEKNTVVRLADLAGIIPAITGKIELVYEGELEGPAHVATTLIGKAVKTLFARYFPDPEKAKKTKTANPYTEVTEWFTEGHNVDVTDTLSNTQYKKALMLVPGLYDLVKKFHPKLSENQTLLLMEFVLHGLAEYSQLSKNFLNGGFGFSDMFGSLFNAEFDEEEDEDDFR, encoded by the coding sequence ATGCAAAATACTACATTAGGAGAGTTAAAAACCACAGGATATAAATCAAGATCGGTAAAAGAAGAACTCAGAGAAAATCTGATTAAAGTGCTGCGCGATAAAAAAACCGAATTTGAGGGCATTATCGGCTACGATGAAACGGTTATTCCAGAATTACAGACCGCAATTTTATCACGTCACAATATTTTACTTTTAGGTTTACGCGGACAGGCAAAAACACGTATTGCCCGTTTAATGGTCAATTTATTGGATGAATATGTGCCTTATGTTGCCGGAAGCGAGATTTTTGATGATCCGTTAAATCCAATTTCGTGGTACGCCAAAAATGAAATTGCCACCAAAGGTGATGATACCGAAATTGCCTGGCTGCACCGCAGTGAAAGGTATACCGAAAAACTGGCCACACCAGATGTTACCGTTGCTGATTTAATTGGCGATGTTGACCCGATTAAGGCCGCTACTTTAAAGTTAACCTATAATGATGAACGTGTAATCCATTTTGGTTTAATTCCACGCGCGCACCGCAGCATTTTCGTCATTAACGAATTACCCGATTTACAGGCCCGTATCCAGGTCGCGCTGTTTAACATGTTGCAGGAAAAAGATATACAGATCCGTGGTTTCAAATTGCGTTTACCTTTAGATATCCAGTTTCTATTTACCGCAAACCCGGAAGATTACACCAACCGTGGAAGCATTGTTACGCCATTGAAAGATAGGATCGAAAGTCAGATCTTGACTCACTACCCAAAAAGCATCGAGATTTCGCGTAAAATTACTTTTCAGGAAGCTAAGCTTACAGCAGAACAAAAAGCCAATATTGAAGCTGATGGTTTGGTGAAAGACCTGGTTGAACAAATTGCTTTCGAGGCTCGCAAAAGTGAATATATCGACCAGAAATCGGGTGTATCAGCAAGATTAACCATTTCGGCATACGAGAATTTAATCAGCACAGCTGAACGCAGAATGTTAATATCTGGTGAAAAAAATACAGTTGTTCGTTTGGCAGATTTGGCAGGAATTATCCCAGCGATAACGGGTAAAATAGAATTGGTTTACGAAGGCGAATTGGAAGGACCTGCGCATGTGGCCACCACCTTAATTGGCAAGGCAGTTAAAACTTTGTTTGCACGCTATTTCCCTGACCCTGAAAAAGCAAAAAAAACCAAAACAGCCAATCCTTACACCGAAGTAACCGAATGGTTTACCGAAGGCCATAATGTTGATGTTACGGATACCTTGAGCAATACACAATACAAAAAAGCATTGATGTTGGTACCAGGCTTGTATGATCTGGTAAAGAAATTCCATCCTAAACTGAGCGAAAACCAAACCTTGCTCTTAATGGAATTTGTATTACATGGTTTAGCCGAATATTCACAACTGAGCAAAAACTTTTTAAATGGTGGCTTCGGCTTTTCTGATATGTTTGGCAGCTTATTTAATGCCGAATTTGACGAGGAAGAGGATGAAGACGATTTCAGGTAA